The DNA segment AGGGAGTGGTCCTCGCCCTGGGCGTGGTTCTGGCCCATCTGCAGGGTCAGCCAGCGGAACACCGCGGGGACCTGCGGCCGCCACAGCGCCAGGGTGTGGCCGCCCGCGCTGCGCGGCAGGAACACCACGTGCACGGTCGTCGGCGCCTTGGCGATCGACTCCAGCGCCACGCCGGCCTGGTAGCCGTCGCCGGACTCGCCGGAGACGTACAGCGCGATCCGGGGCGGCACGGCCCGCTTCCGCAGGAGCAGGTAGGGATTGTTCGCGGCGCGCAGCGCGGGGGTCTGCGCCGCCAGGGAGTTGCGCTCGCCGATGGGGTCGTTGTAGCCGGACATGCTCACCGCGGCCCGGAACCGGTCCGGGTGGGCGACGGCCAGCTTGACCGCGCAGTGCGCGCCCGCCGAGTACCCGGCGGCGGCCCAGCCCTGCGGCGCCGGCTGGGCGCGGAAGTTGTCCGTGACCATCTTCGGTACGTCGACGCTCAGCCAGCTGTCGGCGTTGACCTGGCCCGGGACGTTGGCGCAGCCGGTGTCGACGCCGGCCAGCAGGTTGGTGCGCGGGGCGACCAGGATGAAGGGCGCCACCTGGCCGCTCCTCATCAGGGGCAGCAGTTGTTCGTGCGTCCGGAGCGCTCCGAACCAGGCCTTCGCCGAGCCCGGGTAGC comes from the Streptomyces sp. NBC_00820 genome and includes:
- a CDS encoding alpha/beta hydrolase gives rise to the protein MSLTGTPFLYTAIVLSVVALILPLALWSRPRGPRPLRAAARVLMLLFAQGTAVTLVFVLVNNQNNLYDNWADLLGTGNHVQQASDLGQDGTGGIALKRLPRVRQDFGPADGPGMRAAGGVRVTQLRGRVSGVNAEVYVWLPPQYGDPAYRHKRFPVVELLPGYPGSAKAWFGALRTHEQLLPLMRSGQVAPFILVAPRTNLLAGVDTGCANVPGQVNADSWLSVDVPKMVTDNFRAQPAPQGWAAAGYSAGAHCAVKLAVAHPDRFRAAVSMSGYNDPIGERNSLAAQTPALRAANNPYLLLRKRAVPPRIALYVSGESGDGYQAGVALESIAKAPTTVHVVFLPRSAGGHTLALWRPQVPAVFRWLTLQMGQNHAQGEDHSLAGSTASAGGAGTGSKGAASSAGTAGAVGSATRSLSNAGSTHAALASGTSSPAGAARKP